One Flagellimonas sp. CMM7 genomic region harbors:
- a CDS encoding TolC family protein translates to MIKSIFYTLPLFLLVSISTAQAQEKVLSKEEAIDLALENNLGIQVARNTKKIDDNNASILNSGYLPTVTGNAGGSIDKQNTEGQLASGDTRTADGAETRRYNASVDVNYTLFDGLNRYYSYKSFKERSQQSELEVKQTIENTILQLFTVYYEVARLTENTKNLEQALGISKDRLKRARYQFEYGQNTGLDVLNAEVDINTDSINLLNSRQQLRNTMRDLNLVLNQDLSSQFLADTTVNFVPGLQMENMHNEAKTNNIRLQLVEKDMNITMYNVKAAKSVFLPTIGLTGTYGWNESSNNSPLAFLIQNTSTGVTGSVNLSWNLFDGGRGITGIKNVKIGYENQELLKKQIELEVERDIRNAWDSYTNALYVLEVQEKNLQTNQNNFNRTDERYKLGQVTSIEFRQAQLNLLNAELAQSQAKYSAKLAELQMLQISGQLLNVDF, encoded by the coding sequence ATGATTAAAAGTATATTTTATACACTACCCCTTTTCTTATTGGTTTCTATAAGTACAGCGCAAGCTCAAGAGAAAGTACTTTCCAAAGAAGAGGCCATTGATTTAGCATTGGAAAACAACTTGGGTATTCAAGTTGCGCGGAATACCAAAAAAATTGATGATAACAATGCCAGTATCTTAAATTCTGGTTATTTGCCTACAGTAACAGGGAATGCTGGTGGAAGTATTGATAAACAGAATACAGAAGGGCAACTTGCAAGTGGGGATACCCGAACGGCAGATGGGGCAGAAACAAGGCGCTACAATGCTTCTGTAGATGTAAACTACACCTTGTTTGATGGATTGAACAGATACTACAGTTACAAAAGTTTTAAGGAACGTTCTCAACAGTCAGAATTAGAAGTAAAACAGACTATTGAGAATACCATTTTACAGTTGTTTACCGTGTATTATGAAGTGGCCCGCCTAACGGAGAATACCAAAAATTTGGAACAGGCCTTGGGAATTTCAAAAGACAGGCTAAAACGGGCAAGGTATCAATTTGAATATGGACAGAATACTGGGTTGGATGTATTGAATGCTGAGGTGGATATTAATACAGACAGTATCAATCTTTTGAATTCAAGACAGCAATTACGAAATACAATGCGTGACTTAAACCTTGTACTGAACCAAGATCTTTCTTCGCAGTTCCTAGCAGATACCACTGTTAATTTTGTACCTGGTCTTCAAATGGAAAATATGCACAATGAGGCCAAAACAAATAACATCAGGCTTCAGCTTGTAGAAAAGGATATGAACATTACCATGTATAATGTAAAAGCGGCAAAGAGTGTTTTTCTACCTACAATTGGTCTAACAGGGACATACGGATGGAATGAGTCGAGCAACAATAGTCCACTTGCATTTTTAATTCAAAACACGTCTACTGGTGTCACAGGTTCCGTCAACCTTTCATGGAATCTTTTTGATGGAGGAAGAGGCATTACGGGCATCAAAAATGTTAAAATTGGTTATGAAAATCAAGAATTGCTCAAAAAACAGATAGAGTTGGAAGTAGAGCGTGATATTCGAAATGCTTGGGATAGCTATACCAATGCGCTGTACGTGCTAGAAGTACAAGAAAAGAATTTGCAGACCAATCAAAATAACTTTAATCGTACGGATGAGCGCTATAAATTGGGGCAAGTTACTTCTATAGAATTTAGGCAGGCACAATTGAATCTATTGAATGCGGAATTGGCACAAAGCCAAGCTAAGTACAGTGCTAAATTGGCCGAACTACAGATGCTCCAAATAAGCGGTCAACTACTGAATGTAGATTTTTAA
- a CDS encoding CPXCG motif-containing cysteine-rich protein, giving the protein MHEHFFQCPYCWEEISFLLDTSVSNQTYVEDCEVCCNPIEANTAFENQELTHFEARELGQ; this is encoded by the coding sequence ATGCACGAACATTTCTTTCAATGCCCATATTGTTGGGAAGAGATTTCTTTTCTTTTGGATACTTCTGTATCAAACCAAACCTATGTAGAAGATTGTGAAGTATGCTGCAACCCCATTGAAGCAAATACGGCTTTTGAAAATCAGGAATTGACACATTTTGAAGCTAGGGAATTGGGGCAATAA